The Panicum virgatum strain AP13 chromosome 5K, P.virgatum_v5, whole genome shotgun sequence genome has a window encoding:
- the LOC120710383 gene encoding extensin-2-like → MKLSMPDQPKGHLWLVFTMLFVTFAIHSEGASSFTPPSLSTSPTYAPVIKAIGKVYCYRCFNEAHPEESHKKKHLEGAMVKVTCQANDQAIVSFGYTKSNGKYSVILKGLPISNNYGADSCKVELHGAPGGSDCNVPIELNMSGLRVYSKSSDEVVLQANQIMAFASKKTSECSKPHMPPPGHPYNFPPLPYQYHSPPASHKSQPLPYQYSPPPSNQFPPPAYQYPSPPLNNYASPPPYQQSMPPNSYQSPPPLQGVKSPVPSHKYLPPPYYYNSPPPQYQYNNVPPPLAYQYPPPPYIHKSPLLPSSPATPYYYNSPPPHQYSPPPYSYQVSPPPAQYSPQLPPNTPDHLHPKVPHAKSPPVTSASPQPLYQHNSPPPPIGALSSPPLHSVQLPPPIDQLS, encoded by the exons ATGAAACTGAGCATGCCAGACCAGCCAAAGGGTCACCTATGGCTGGTCTTCACTATGCTGTTTGTCACTTTTGCAATCCACAGTGAGGGAGCGAGCAGCTTTACACCGCCTTCTCTTTCCACATCACCCACATATGCTCCTGTTATTAAGGCGATAGGAAAGGTTTACTGCTATAGATGCTTCAATGAGGCACACCCAGAAGAATCCCATAAGAAGAAGCACCTGGAAG GAGCCATGGTCAAGGTCACTTGCCAGGCCAATGACCAAGCAATCGTGTCATTTGGCTACACCAAAAGCAATGGCAAATACAGTGTGATCCTTAAGGGCTTGCCAATTAGCAACAACTATGGGGCTGACTCGTGTAAGGTTGAGCTCCATGGAGCACCAGGAGGATCGGACTGCAATGTGCCAATTGAGTTAAATATGTCTGGGCTCCGTGTTTACTCCAAATCAAGTGATGAGGTGGTTCTCCAAGCGAACCAGATAATGGCATTTGCATCAAAGAAGACCTCCGAATGTTCGAAACCTCACATGCCACCACCGGGACATCCCTACAATTTCCCGCCTCTCCCTTACCAGTATCACTCGCCTCCGGCTAGCCACAAGTCCCAACCATTGCCTTATCAATATTCACCACCTCCTTCTAACCAGTTTCCTCCTCCAGCTTACCAGTACCCATCACCTCCACTAAACAACTATGCTTCACCACCACCTTACCAACAGTCCATGCCTCCAAACAGCTACCAATCTCCACCACCTCTACAAGGCGTCAAATCTCCAGTACCATCCCACAAGTATTTACCACCTCCATACTACTACAACTCTCCACCACCACAATACCAGTACAACAATGTACCCCCACCGCTAGCTTACCAGTATCCCCCACCGCCATACATCCACAAGTCACCACTTCTACCATCATCACCGGCAACTCCGTACTACTATAACTCTCCACCTCCACACCAGTATTCACCACCTCCATATAGCTATCAAGTTTCACCGCCACCTGCCCAGTATTCCCCACAATTACCTCCAAATACTCCAGACCATCTACACCCAAAAGTCCCTCATGCAAAGTCTCCGCCAGTAACTTCAGCATCTCCACAGCCACTTTACCAGCACAACTCCCCACCACCTCCAATTGGAGCCCTGTCGTCGCCACCTCTGCACTCCGTTCAATTGCCACCGCCGATAGATCAGCTATCTTAA